From a region of the Nitrospira sp. genome:
- a CDS encoding hemerythrin domain-containing protein produces MPLNDETLAGPVTRFLTDDHRRLEALLQSAVSSTGQVKQGAYDQFRAGLLRHIGMEEKILMPAAQRLSSGEPLSMAAKLRLDHGAIAALLMPTPTAGIIATLQTILMKHNVIEEGPGGLYEVCDKLAGGETEHLIAKLRAAPEPAVLPHSDTPAVLGAVRRALERAGYAYPIESSAS; encoded by the coding sequence ATGCCTTTGAATGACGAGACATTAGCCGGACCTGTGACCCGTTTTCTGACGGACGATCACCGGCGATTGGAGGCGCTGCTTCAGTCGGCCGTTTCGTCCACGGGACAGGTGAAGCAAGGAGCCTATGATCAGTTTAGAGCCGGACTGCTGCGTCACATCGGCATGGAAGAAAAAATCCTCATGCCGGCGGCTCAGCGACTCAGCAGCGGAGAGCCGCTTTCGATGGCAGCGAAGCTCCGACTTGATCACGGTGCGATCGCGGCCTTGCTCATGCCGACGCCCACCGCCGGTATCATCGCCACGCTGCAGACGATCTTGATGAAACACAATGTCATTGAGGAAGGGCCAGGGGGATTGTACGAGGTGTGCGACAAGTTGGCAGGTGGTGAGACCGAACACCTGATCGCCAAACTTCGCGCCGCTCCGGAGCCGGCGGTGCTCCCGCATTCCGATACGCCGGCGGTCCTTGGGGCCGTCCGCCGCGCCTTGGAGCGAGCCGGTTATGCATATCCCATAGAGTCTTCAGCCTCGTGA